A single genomic interval of Asinibacterium sp. OR53 harbors:
- a CDS encoding GMC oxidoreductase, translating into MPDTSSVAPAVHSTTAASHTYDAIVIGSGISGGWAAKELCEKGLKTLLLERGRDVVHLKDYPTATKNPWDFPHRGKMPDAFIKENPVLTKCYALSEASEHFFVKDHQHPYIQEAPFDWIRGYQVGGKSLLWARATQRWSRFDFEGPARDGFAVDWPIRYEDLAPWYSHVELFAGISGNKDGLETLPDGEFLPPWEMNCVEKELQQKIMANYKDRYVVQGRCAHLTKPNAIHLQQGRGQCQARNLCERGCPFGGYFSSNSSTIPWAQKTGNLTLRPDSVVHSIIYDEQQGKAMGVQVIDAVTKKTTEFFAKIIFVNAACLNTNLILLNSVSRRFPNGLGNDSGLLGKYVAFHNYRGTLTASYDGPKDKYYYGRKPTAAMMPNFRNVRRQEMDFLRGYMVHFSASRGRVAAEGIGGNYKDAITEAGDWHIFMMMQGETIPKETNHLRLSKDQKDEWGIPQLVVSVKYDENDEKLLKDFLEQGAEMLQKAGASDIRPNDSKQAPGLDIHEMGGVRMGRDPKTSLLNRWNQLHHCKNVFVTDGACMTSVSTQNPSLTFMAITARAANHAVEELKKGYL; encoded by the coding sequence TTCATCGGTTGCTCCCGCCGTTCATTCAACTACTGCTGCATCTCATACGTATGATGCCATTGTGATTGGCTCGGGTATCAGTGGCGGATGGGCCGCCAAAGAGCTCTGTGAAAAAGGCTTGAAAACCTTATTGCTCGAAAGAGGACGCGATGTGGTACACCTGAAAGATTACCCTACTGCCACCAAGAACCCCTGGGATTTTCCGCACCGCGGCAAAATGCCGGATGCATTTATCAAGGAAAATCCGGTGCTTACCAAATGTTATGCGTTGAGCGAAGCCAGTGAGCATTTCTTTGTGAAAGACCACCAGCATCCTTATATCCAGGAAGCGCCTTTCGATTGGATACGTGGTTACCAGGTAGGTGGTAAATCTTTATTATGGGCGCGTGCAACGCAGCGATGGAGCCGCTTTGATTTTGAAGGACCTGCCAGGGATGGTTTTGCGGTGGACTGGCCCATCCGTTATGAAGACCTGGCGCCATGGTATTCCCATGTAGAGCTTTTTGCCGGTATCAGTGGTAATAAAGATGGGTTGGAAACCCTTCCGGATGGTGAATTCCTTCCGCCCTGGGAAATGAATTGTGTGGAGAAAGAACTGCAGCAAAAGATAATGGCGAATTATAAAGACCGGTATGTGGTACAAGGGCGATGTGCACATCTTACCAAACCGAATGCGATCCACCTGCAACAAGGCAGGGGACAGTGCCAGGCCAGGAATTTGTGTGAAAGAGGGTGTCCTTTCGGAGGATATTTCAGCTCCAATTCCTCCACTATTCCCTGGGCGCAAAAAACGGGAAACCTTACCCTGCGACCCGATTCGGTTGTGCATTCCATTATTTATGATGAGCAGCAAGGTAAAGCTATGGGTGTGCAGGTGATCGATGCAGTTACAAAGAAGACAACGGAATTTTTTGCGAAAATCATTTTTGTGAACGCTGCATGTTTGAATACGAATTTGATCTTATTGAATTCGGTTTCGCGGCGTTTTCCAAATGGATTAGGAAACGATAGCGGTTTATTGGGTAAGTATGTTGCCTTTCACAATTACAGGGGAACCCTGACGGCTTCTTATGACGGACCGAAAGACAAATACTATTATGGCCGCAAGCCAACGGCGGCCATGATGCCCAACTTCAGGAATGTGCGCCGGCAGGAAATGGATTTTCTCCGCGGTTATATGGTGCATTTCAGCGCAAGTAGGGGCAGGGTTGCAGCAGAAGGTATTGGAGGCAATTATAAAGATGCTATCACAGAGGCAGGCGACTGGCATATTTTTATGATGATGCAGGGAGAAACGATTCCCAAAGAGACCAATCACCTGCGTTTGAGTAAAGACCAGAAAGATGAATGGGGTATTCCGCAACTCGTTGTTTCGGTAAAGTATGATGAGAACGATGAGAAACTACTCAAAGATTTCCTGGAACAGGGTGCTGAGATGCTGCAAAAAGCAGGGGCATCGGATATCCGGCCGAACGACAGTAAACAGGCACCCGGATTGGATATACATGAAATGGGAGGTGTACGCATGGGACGTGACCCCAAGACTTCTTTACTCAATCGCTGGAATCAGCTGCACCATTGTAAAAATGTATTTGTTACTGACGGTGCTTGTATGACTTCGGTGAGTACACAGAATCCCTCGCTGACTTTTATGGCCATCACAGCCAGGGCTGCCAATCATGCGGTGGAGGAATTGAAGAAAGGGTATTTGTAG
- a CDS encoding TonB-dependent receptor, whose protein sequence is MPTRKKLLARTVMLATLFALLSVGAYAQKTVSGKVTNKVNGQPIPGATIQLRGTSTVTVTNAEGIYSINIKGTGGTLVATVVGFEPVEQPINGRNLISFALTETTASLSEVLVTGYSTQRKKDITGSVAVVNVNNMKSVPSGTTESILQGQASGVSVINSGAPGGGSNIRIRGITSLGNSNPLVIIDGVQGSLHDLNVNDIESVQVLKDAGAAAIYGVQGSNGVVIVTTKKGKSGKAKVTYDAFVGTQRPLKNGFNLANTPEYASVIWAQAKNSGVNPSHPQFGNGASPVIPDYITPSGAKEGDPNTNPAAYDINKNQITRANKVGTDWFHETFKPAMIQSHSISVSGGNDKSAYLFSVGYFNQQGTLINTYLKRYSVRLNTVFNVKDHIRIGENAYIFYKQNPGFTNQNEGNAISFTYREPPIIPIYDIMGNFAGTKSKGLSNSQNPVANQMRTADNKGNDWQVNGNVFAEVDFLQHFTARTSFGGNFDNYYYYYFNYTPYENAEGNTNPTSFTEGSGYNSQWLWTNTLQYTNVFGKHNVKALVGSEAKQVYNRGFTAGRSNYYSINPNFWTLNTGDPSTQSNSGGSPTQLALYSLFGRVDYNYDDKYLLSGTIRRDGASVFDKDHRYGNFPSVTLGWRLSRESFMSTVSWINDLKLRGGWGKLGSISNINPTNPFTLYGSSAGNSYYDIAGQSVGATQGFYLRQFGNQNTTWEEDIVTNVGLDATLFKNKIDFSIEWYKKAISGLLFPGNPVNAAFIGGGSPPFVNLGNIQNTGIDFSLTYHGKALRNELSFDLTGNITAYRSKIVSLPVKYVDYNSDGSTRIGAFTRAQEGQPIGEFFGYDVVGLFRDAQDVSKSPTQDGAGPGRFKYRDVNGDGKIDANDRTFFGNPNPKFTYGFNIAASYKNFDFSTFFYGSYGNDVINYVRYWTDFPQVFGGNVSKDAVYNSWSPSNLNAKVPVLEQTANFSNSSVFNSYYKESGSYLRCKSMILGYSFAPAKLKTIGIEKLRVFVQAANLFTITKYTGLDPELQGSNLNTSTNFGIDFGNYPANQKNYNIGVSVSF, encoded by the coding sequence ATGCCAACGAGAAAAAAACTACTCGCGAGGACCGTCATGCTTGCGACCCTCTTTGCGCTACTCAGCGTGGGCGCGTACGCCCAAAAAACTGTCTCCGGTAAAGTAACCAACAAAGTAAATGGCCAACCGATACCCGGGGCTACTATTCAACTACGTGGTACTTCTACTGTTACAGTTACCAATGCAGAAGGTATTTATTCTATTAACATCAAAGGTACAGGAGGTACCCTGGTAGCTACCGTTGTAGGCTTCGAGCCTGTAGAACAGCCGATCAACGGAAGGAATCTTATTTCTTTTGCTTTAACCGAAACCACCGCTTCATTGAGTGAGGTGCTGGTGACCGGTTATTCAACACAAAGGAAGAAAGATATTACCGGATCGGTTGCTGTTGTAAACGTCAACAACATGAAATCGGTGCCATCCGGTACTACGGAATCTATTTTACAAGGACAGGCTTCCGGTGTATCTGTTATTAATTCTGGTGCGCCGGGTGGCGGCAGTAATATCCGCATCCGGGGTATCACTTCATTGGGTAACTCAAACCCGTTGGTGATCATCGATGGTGTGCAGGGGAGCTTGCACGACCTGAATGTGAACGATATTGAATCTGTTCAGGTATTGAAAGATGCCGGCGCTGCTGCCATTTATGGTGTGCAGGGATCCAATGGTGTGGTGATCGTAACCACCAAAAAAGGAAAATCTGGTAAGGCTAAGGTAACCTATGATGCTTTTGTAGGTACCCAACGTCCTTTGAAAAATGGCTTCAACCTGGCCAACACGCCTGAATATGCCAGTGTAATATGGGCACAGGCAAAGAACTCAGGTGTAAACCCCAGCCATCCACAATTTGGTAATGGCGCTTCACCAGTGATACCTGATTATATCACACCCTCGGGCGCAAAAGAAGGTGATCCTAATACCAATCCCGCAGCATACGACATTAATAAGAACCAGATCACCAGGGCGAATAAAGTGGGTACCGATTGGTTCCACGAAACATTTAAGCCTGCGATGATCCAGAGCCACAGCATTTCAGTAAGTGGTGGTAATGATAAATCGGCTTATCTGTTTTCTGTAGGATATTTCAATCAACAGGGTACCCTGATCAATACTTATTTGAAAAGGTATTCTGTACGATTGAATACGGTGTTTAATGTAAAAGACCATATCAGGATCGGTGAAAATGCTTATATTTTCTACAAACAGAATCCTGGCTTTACCAACCAGAACGAGGGTAATGCCATTTCCTTTACTTACCGTGAACCGCCCATCATCCCGATATATGATATCATGGGCAATTTCGCAGGTACCAAATCGAAAGGTTTGAGTAACTCTCAAAACCCGGTTGCCAACCAGATGCGTACGGCCGATAACAAAGGGAACGACTGGCAGGTAAACGGTAATGTTTTTGCAGAAGTAGATTTCCTGCAACACTTTACTGCACGCACCAGCTTCGGTGGTAATTTCGATAATTATTATTACTATTATTTCAATTACACCCCTTACGAAAATGCAGAGGGTAATACTAACCCTACCTCTTTTACCGAAGGATCCGGTTACAATAGCCAGTGGCTGTGGACCAACACCCTCCAATATACCAATGTGTTTGGTAAGCACAATGTAAAAGCATTGGTTGGTTCCGAAGCCAAACAGGTGTACAACCGTGGTTTTACGGCCGGAAGGAGCAATTACTATTCTATCAACCCTAATTTCTGGACATTGAATACGGGCGATCCCAGTACCCAGAGTAACAGTGGTGGCTCTCCCACACAATTGGCCTTGTATTCTTTGTTTGGCCGCGTAGATTATAATTACGATGATAAGTACCTTTTGTCTGGTACAATACGCCGGGATGGTGCTTCCGTATTCGACAAAGACCACCGTTATGGCAATTTCCCCTCCGTAACCCTTGGCTGGCGCCTTTCCCGTGAAAGTTTCATGAGCACCGTTAGTTGGATCAACGACCTGAAACTCCGCGGTGGCTGGGGTAAACTGGGCTCTATCAGCAATATCAATCCTACCAATCCTTTTACTTTGTATGGTTCTTCTGCGGGCAACTCTTATTATGACATCGCAGGGCAAAGTGTCGGCGCTACCCAGGGTTTTTACCTCAGGCAATTTGGTAACCAGAATACTACCTGGGAAGAAGATATCGTAACCAACGTTGGTTTGGATGCGACTTTATTCAAGAATAAAATAGACTTCTCTATCGAGTGGTATAAAAAAGCCATCAGCGGATTGTTATTCCCCGGAAACCCCGTTAACGCAGCGTTCATCGGTGGTGGCAGTCCGCCCTTCGTGAACCTGGGTAATATCCAGAACACTGGTATCGACTTCTCTCTTACTTATCACGGCAAAGCTTTGCGCAACGAGCTCAGCTTTGACCTCACAGGTAATATCACCGCTTACCGAAGTAAAATTGTGAGTCTGCCTGTTAAATATGTAGATTATAACAGTGATGGTTCAACTCGTATCGGCGCCTTTACAAGGGCACAAGAAGGACAACCCATTGGTGAGTTCTTCGGCTATGATGTGGTTGGATTATTCAGGGATGCACAGGATGTTTCCAAATCTCCTACCCAGGATGGTGCCGGACCTGGCCGTTTCAAATACAGGGATGTGAATGGAGATGGTAAGATAGATGCGAACGACAGGACTTTCTTTGGTAACCCGAACCCTAAGTTTACCTACGGATTCAATATTGCCGCCAGCTATAAGAATTTTGATTTCTCTACATTCTTCTATGGTTCTTATGGAAATGATGTGATCAACTACGTTCGCTACTGGACAGACTTCCCACAGGTATTTGGTGGTAACGTGAGCAAGGATGCCGTTTATAACTCTTGGAGCCCGAGTAATTTGAATGCTAAAGTGCCCGTACTGGAGCAGACTGCTAACTTCAGTAACTCTTCTGTGTTCAACTCTTACTACAAAGAAAGCGGTTCTTACCTGAGGTGTAAATCAATGATCCTTGGCTATTCATTTGCACCGGCGAAGTTGAAAACCATTGGCATCGAAAAACTGAGGGTGTTCGTACAGGCTGCTAACCTGTTCACTATTACCAAATACACCGGCCTCGATCCTGAATTGCAGGGTTCTAACCTGAATACCAGTACCAACTTCGGTATAGACTTCGGTAACTATCCTGCCAATCAGAAGAATTACAATATCGGCGTCAGTGTATCATTTTAA
- a CDS encoding RagB/SusD family nutrient uptake outer membrane protein yields MKPTKYKYLVPVLSAGVLGLLFACNKGFLDKSPVGTLNKDILADKNGVNGLLIGAYSLLDGVGGNGGGWGAAASNWVYGSVCADDAYKGSTPSDQGDIAPLETWTANSTNSYPSGKWRLCYDGVQRANEVLRVMRVAKGLSAADTTVISAEAKFLRAHYHFELKKVFNNIPFVDETVTFESGKKVENVSGSGYVNAWPQIEADFTYAMNNLPETQPQIGRANKWAAMAFLAKVYMFEQKYDQAKPLFDQLITSGKNASGVKYNLVGYEANFNPATKNNAETVFSVQMSINDGSGAQGTPNGNYGDVLNFPYNNQPGGCCGFFNASLSLANSYKTDINGLPLLDTYDDGVNVSDYTNAYKGTMDPRVDWVMGRPNMPYFDWGNMPNDDSWIRADQGPNYRFVPKKSSYSKSQKGIFTSTENYWANTQLTANNVNLMRFADVLLMAAECEMQATSGDPNKALAYVNRVRARAADPTGWVYTNATYDASKNQYSPQTTPADNYNVGLYPVGAFADKNYALKAIRFERKLELAMEGHRFFDLVRWGVADVTLNAYSAYEKAQKKAYIYYNGPTFTKGKSEYFAIPQSEIDKLNADGQTHLKQNPGY; encoded by the coding sequence ATGAAACCAACGAAATATAAATACCTGGTGCCTGTGCTCAGTGCCGGCGTTCTGGGACTTCTATTTGCCTGTAATAAAGGCTTCCTTGATAAATCTCCGGTAGGTACCCTTAACAAAGATATCCTGGCCGATAAAAATGGTGTGAACGGTTTGCTGATCGGTGCTTATTCCCTGCTCGATGGAGTAGGAGGTAATGGCGGAGGCTGGGGCGCTGCTGCATCCAACTGGGTGTATGGAAGTGTGTGTGCCGATGATGCCTACAAAGGATCTACTCCTTCCGACCAAGGCGATATCGCTCCGCTTGAAACCTGGACAGCCAATTCAACCAACTCCTATCCCAGCGGTAAATGGCGCCTCTGTTATGATGGCGTGCAGCGTGCCAACGAAGTATTACGCGTGATGCGTGTGGCCAAAGGATTGTCAGCTGCTGATACTACAGTCATTTCGGCAGAAGCGAAGTTTCTCAGGGCGCACTACCATTTTGAACTGAAGAAAGTATTCAATAATATTCCTTTTGTGGATGAGACGGTAACTTTCGAAAGTGGCAAAAAAGTAGAAAACGTAAGTGGATCGGGCTATGTAAATGCATGGCCGCAGATAGAGGCAGATTTTACTTATGCCATGAACAACCTGCCGGAAACTCAACCGCAGATCGGTCGCGCCAATAAATGGGCTGCTATGGCTTTCCTGGCCAAAGTGTATATGTTTGAGCAGAAATACGACCAGGCAAAACCCCTGTTCGATCAACTGATCACCAGCGGTAAAAATGCCAGTGGTGTGAAATATAATCTGGTTGGTTATGAGGCCAATTTCAATCCTGCTACCAAGAACAACGCCGAGACTGTTTTCTCTGTTCAAATGTCGATCAATGATGGTTCCGGTGCACAAGGTACTCCCAACGGTAACTATGGTGATGTATTGAACTTCCCTTATAACAACCAGCCCGGTGGCTGCTGTGGGTTCTTCAATGCTTCTCTCAGCCTGGCGAATTCTTATAAAACAGATATCAATGGTCTCCCTTTGCTTGATACCTACGACGATGGCGTGAATGTGAGCGATTATACCAATGCCTACAAGGGCACAATGGATCCTCGGGTCGACTGGGTAATGGGCCGCCCCAATATGCCTTATTTCGACTGGGGTAACATGCCCAACGACGATTCATGGATCAGGGCCGACCAGGGACCCAATTACCGCTTCGTGCCTAAGAAGAGTTCTTATTCCAAGAGCCAGAAAGGCATCTTTACCAGCACAGAGAACTATTGGGCCAATACCCAACTGACTGCTAACAACGTGAACCTGATGCGTTTTGCCGATGTATTACTGATGGCTGCTGAATGTGAAATGCAGGCAACCAGCGGCGATCCTAATAAAGCGCTGGCTTATGTAAACAGGGTACGTGCCAGGGCTGCAGACCCCACCGGATGGGTATACACCAATGCCACTTATGATGCTTCTAAAAACCAGTATTCTCCCCAAACAACACCTGCAGACAATTACAATGTAGGATTGTATCCAGTAGGTGCATTCGCTGATAAGAATTATGCTTTAAAAGCTATTCGATTCGAGCGGAAACTGGAGCTGGCTATGGAAGGACATCGCTTCTTTGACCTGGTTCGCTGGGGTGTTGCCGATGTAACCCTGAACGCTTATTCTGCTTACGAAAAAGCACAAAAGAAAGCTTACATCTACTATAACGGACCTACGTTTACCAAGGGTAAATCAGAGTATTTCGCGATACCTCAATCAGAGATCGATAAGCTGAATGCAGATGGGCAAACGCACCTGAAGCAGAATCCGGGATACTAG